Proteins encoded in a region of the Diabrotica undecimpunctata isolate CICGRU chromosome 10, icDiaUnde3, whole genome shotgun sequence genome:
- the LOC140452280 gene encoding DNA polymerase epsilon subunit 3-like — translation MAERLEDLNLPNNTVQKIIKEALPESVNIGKDARSALSRAASVFVLYVTSQASNEAQKNNRKTLIASDVLKALQELEFENFVEPLEEILKEYKNSKSKKQVKIKKPSGEEQTEMEEGDEVQEVVDDE, via the exons ATGGCAGAGAGATTGGAAGATTTAAATTTACCTAATAATACAGTACAGAAAATTATTAAGGAGGCGCTTCCTGAATCTGTGAATATAGGAAAAGATGCCAGATCTGCTTTGTCCAGAGCTGCTTCAGTGTTTGTTTTATATGTCACTTCTCAAGCATCTAATGAAGctcaaaaaaataatagaaagacGTTAATTGCAAGCGATGTTTTAAAAGCATTACAAGAATTGGAGTTTGAAAATTTTGTAGAACCtttagaagaaattttaaaaG aatataaaaaTTCCAAATCGAAAAagcaagttaaaattaaaaaacctaGTGGTGAAGAACAAACTGAGATGGAAGAGGGTGACGAAGTTCAAGAGGTTGTAGATGATGAATAA